AAGCCAGAGAGGCATTGACGTCCCGAGATAGAGGACGATCATCTGCTGGATCGGATAGGCATAGATATAGACGCCATAACTGAAGTCGCCGCGATTCCCGAACCTGTTCAGGGCCGGAACACCCAGATGGGCGACGGCGAGGACGATGTACGGCACGGCGACGAGGGCGAGAAAGAGGGCAAAGGGGGTCGGCGATGCAGCGACAAGGGCGACGGCAAGCACGCCGGCGGTCGCGGGGTCGTAACGGCGGCCCCTGTGGTGGACAGCGAGGTAAGCACCGATGAGGAAGTAGAGGGTGAACCGCACCTTCGCAAGGCCGGGATCCCCGGACACCACCATCCAGATCGCAAAGTCGATGGCTATCAGGGCAAGAAGGACATCTTTTCGCCGCAGGAGGCCGGCGACACCGAGGAGTGCGACGAGGATGTACATCATGAACTCCACCGGGATCGTCCAGAGAGATGCGTTTACGAAGGTGACAGGGTTTGACTGGAAGAGCCCGAGGGCCGATCCGTTCCAGACCGAATCGAAAGACGCGAGAGTGAAGGGTGAGAAGAGTGTCATGAAATAGTCCACGAGGGGAAGGGTCGTGGCGAGCGGACCGACGAGAAGAAACGTGAAGATCAGGGCCGGTACCAGTGCGGGAAAGACCCGGAGTGACCTTTTCCAGAAGAACCGCTTCACGTCGGGTTGTGTCATCCAGCTCTGCGGGATGAGATACCCGCTGATCACGAAAAGACCGGCAAGCGCCGCCTGCCCCACCAGCACCGCCGGGGAGTTGCCCGGTATCGCCCCATATCCAATCTGGAGGGCATAGGCGTGGGAGATGATGATGACCAGGGCCGCGGAGAGACGGAGAAAGTCAAAGTTGTTTGCATGGCGGCGGGAGGTCTCCACACCAGCGGTGTGGCACCACGG
Above is a genomic segment from Methanofollis sp. UBA420 containing:
- a CDS encoding acyltransferase — protein: METSRRHANNFDFLRLSAALVIIISHAYALQIGYGAIPGNSPAVLVGQAALAGLFVISGYLIPQSWMTQPDVKRFFWKRSLRVFPALVPALIFTFLLVGPLATTLPLVDYFMTLFSPFTLASFDSVWNGSALGLFQSNPVTFVNASLWTIPVEFMMYILVALLGVAGLLRRKDVLLALIAIDFAIWMVVSGDPGLAKVRFTLYFLIGAYLAVHHRGRRYDPATAGVLAVALVAASPTPFALFLALVAVPYIVLAVAHLGVPALNRFGNRGDFSYGVYIYAYPIQQMIVLYLGTSMPLWLFSGLSVLLTFPLAYASWHLVEKKALALKQMGFGEEASPLTTGQNP